In Euphorbia lathyris chromosome 9, ddEupLath1.1, whole genome shotgun sequence, the following are encoded in one genomic region:
- the LOC136206142 gene encoding glucan endo-1,3-beta-glucosidase 7-like isoform X1, whose product MLRSSSSSIRLLSAFPSHLHLHQFSNRMSCKETLSISTNSNPRLKAKTKLVKMEGKVEEKAETMTRMSPPEGNTTFLGGTTWCIARAGVSHIDLQNALDWACGLGMANCTAIQNGGVCYQPNTLLSHASYAFNNYYQQNGNSDIACNFGGTATLTKYNPSYGNCVYPYAATPSGTGIGSERSSSVKYRPNFFLWIKFAGILLLLYSRS is encoded by the exons ATGCTAagaagcagcagcagcagcataCGCCTTCTCTCTGCGTTTCCatctcatcttcatcttcatcag TTCAGCAATCGGATGAGCTGTAAGGAGACTCTTTCCATCTCGACGAACTCGAATCCCCGGCTCAAGGCAAAAACCAAAT tGGTGAAAATGGAGGGAAAGGTAGAAGAGAAAGCAGAAACAATGACAAGAATGTCACCACCAGAAGGAAACACAACATTCCTAGGAGGCACAACTTGGTGTATAGCACGTGCTGGAGTGTCCCATATTGACTTGCAGAATGCATTAGATTGGGCGTGCGGTTTAGGCATGGCTAATTGCACTGCTATTCAAAACGGTGGCGTATGCTACCAACCAAACACACTTCTCTCACATGCCTCTTATGCTTTCAATAACTATTACCAGCAAAATGGGAATTCTGACATTGCTTGCAATTTTGGAGGAACGGCTACTCTTACTAAATATAATCCCA GTTATGGGAATTGCGTATATCCATATGCTGCTACTCCATCTGGAACTGGAATAGG ATCCGAGAGGTCATCCTCGGTCAAGTATAGACCCAACTTCTTTTTATGGATCAAGTTTGCTGGGATTTTGCTGCTTTTGTATTCGAGAAGCTGA
- the LOC136206142 gene encoding glucan endo-1,3-beta-glucosidase 7-like isoform X3, with amino-acid sequence MSCKETLSISTNSNPRLKAKTKLVKMEGKVEEKAETMTRMSPPEGNTTFLGGTTWCIARAGVSHIDLQNALDWACGLGMANCTAIQNGGVCYQPNTLLSHASYAFNNYYQQNGNSDIACNFGGTATLTKYNPSYGNCVYPYAATPSGTGIGSERSSSVKYRPNFFLWIKFAGILLLLYSRS; translated from the exons ATGAGCTGTAAGGAGACTCTTTCCATCTCGACGAACTCGAATCCCCGGCTCAAGGCAAAAACCAAAT tGGTGAAAATGGAGGGAAAGGTAGAAGAGAAAGCAGAAACAATGACAAGAATGTCACCACCAGAAGGAAACACAACATTCCTAGGAGGCACAACTTGGTGTATAGCACGTGCTGGAGTGTCCCATATTGACTTGCAGAATGCATTAGATTGGGCGTGCGGTTTAGGCATGGCTAATTGCACTGCTATTCAAAACGGTGGCGTATGCTACCAACCAAACACACTTCTCTCACATGCCTCTTATGCTTTCAATAACTATTACCAGCAAAATGGGAATTCTGACATTGCTTGCAATTTTGGAGGAACGGCTACTCTTACTAAATATAATCCCA GTTATGGGAATTGCGTATATCCATATGCTGCTACTCCATCTGGAACTGGAATAGG ATCCGAGAGGTCATCCTCGGTCAAGTATAGACCCAACTTCTTTTTATGGATCAAGTTTGCTGGGATTTTGCTGCTTTTGTATTCGAGAAGCTGA
- the LOC136206142 gene encoding glucan endo-1,3-beta-glucosidase 7-like isoform X2: MFSNRMSCKETLSISTNSNPRLKAKTKLVKMEGKVEEKAETMTRMSPPEGNTTFLGGTTWCIARAGVSHIDLQNALDWACGLGMANCTAIQNGGVCYQPNTLLSHASYAFNNYYQQNGNSDIACNFGGTATLTKYNPSYGNCVYPYAATPSGTGIGSERSSSVKYRPNFFLWIKFAGILLLLYSRS; encoded by the exons ATG TTCAGCAATCGGATGAGCTGTAAGGAGACTCTTTCCATCTCGACGAACTCGAATCCCCGGCTCAAGGCAAAAACCAAAT tGGTGAAAATGGAGGGAAAGGTAGAAGAGAAAGCAGAAACAATGACAAGAATGTCACCACCAGAAGGAAACACAACATTCCTAGGAGGCACAACTTGGTGTATAGCACGTGCTGGAGTGTCCCATATTGACTTGCAGAATGCATTAGATTGGGCGTGCGGTTTAGGCATGGCTAATTGCACTGCTATTCAAAACGGTGGCGTATGCTACCAACCAAACACACTTCTCTCACATGCCTCTTATGCTTTCAATAACTATTACCAGCAAAATGGGAATTCTGACATTGCTTGCAATTTTGGAGGAACGGCTACTCTTACTAAATATAATCCCA GTTATGGGAATTGCGTATATCCATATGCTGCTACTCCATCTGGAACTGGAATAGG ATCCGAGAGGTCATCCTCGGTCAAGTATAGACCCAACTTCTTTTTATGGATCAAGTTTGCTGGGATTTTGCTGCTTTTGTATTCGAGAAGCTGA
- the LOC136206142 gene encoding glucan endo-1,3-beta-glucosidase 7-like isoform X4, protein MTKTILVLQLCLFLAVVKMEGKVEEKAETMTRMSPPEGNTTFLGGTTWCIARAGVSHIDLQNALDWACGLGMANCTAIQNGGVCYQPNTLLSHASYAFNNYYQQNGNSDIACNFGGTATLTKYNPSYGNCVYPYAATPSGTGIGSERSSSVKYRPNFFLWIKFAGILLLLYSRS, encoded by the exons ATGACAAAGACTATATTGGTTTTACAATTATGCCTTTTCCTGGCTG tGGTGAAAATGGAGGGAAAGGTAGAAGAGAAAGCAGAAACAATGACAAGAATGTCACCACCAGAAGGAAACACAACATTCCTAGGAGGCACAACTTGGTGTATAGCACGTGCTGGAGTGTCCCATATTGACTTGCAGAATGCATTAGATTGGGCGTGCGGTTTAGGCATGGCTAATTGCACTGCTATTCAAAACGGTGGCGTATGCTACCAACCAAACACACTTCTCTCACATGCCTCTTATGCTTTCAATAACTATTACCAGCAAAATGGGAATTCTGACATTGCTTGCAATTTTGGAGGAACGGCTACTCTTACTAAATATAATCCCA GTTATGGGAATTGCGTATATCCATATGCTGCTACTCCATCTGGAACTGGAATAGG ATCCGAGAGGTCATCCTCGGTCAAGTATAGACCCAACTTCTTTTTATGGATCAAGTTTGCTGGGATTTTGCTGCTTTTGTATTCGAGAAGCTGA
- the LOC136206141 gene encoding pentatricopeptide repeat-containing protein At3g22470, mitochondrial-like — protein MFKLGLKPSIVTFNTLINGLCKRGNLVEAVNCFDKMVALGYQPNVQTYNVIVNCLSKMGKFTVAFDLLEKMVERGCEPNVVTYSSIIDSLCKYGLLKGALHLFSRIRSKGILPDVVTYTSLIQCLCYSDQWGKASMLFNEMLDLNISPDVNTFSILVDEFGKEGMVDKARSMVGTIIQRGMEPDVITYNSLIDGCCLDRQMHQARNILNVMMRKGCDPNVRTYSILIHWYCKWRMMDEAEQLLDEMLCRGLTPNNYTYNALIRGGSNEVF, from the coding sequence ATGTTCAAACTTGGTTTAAAGCCTAGCATAGTAACCTTTAATACTTTGATTAATGGCTTATGTAAACGGGGAAACCTTGTTGAAGCAGTAAACTGTTTTGACAAGATGGTTGCCTTAGGATATCAACCTAATGTACAAACTTATAATGTGATTGTCAATTGTTTATCTAAAATGGGAAAATTCACTGTGGCATTTGATTTGCTTGAGAAAATGGTTGAGAGAGGTTGTGAGCCTAATGTGGTGACATACAGTTCAATAATTGATAGCCTTTGCAAGTATGGTCTCCTTAAGGGAGCACTTCACCTGTTCTCAAGGATTAGAAGTAAAGGAATTTTACCCGATGTTGTTACCTACACTTCTTTAATTCAATGTTTATGCTATTCGGATCAGTGGGGGAAGGCTTCTATGTTGTTCAATGAAATGTTGGATCTGAACATATCACCGGATGTGAATACCTTCAGCATCTTGGTTGATGAATTTGGTAAAGAAGGAATGGTGGATAAGGCTCGATCTATGGTCGGAACAATCATTCAAAGGGGTATGGAGCCCGATGTTATTACTTACAACTCATTGATAGATGGATGTTGTTTAGATAGACAAATGCATCAAGCTAGGAATATTTTGAATGTGATGATGAGAAAGGGTTGCGATCCTAATGTTCGAACTTATAGCATATTGATTCATTGGTATTGTAAATGGAGAATGATGGATGAGGCAGAACAACTTCTTGATGAAATGCTTTGTAGAGGTTTAACTCCTAACAACTATACTTATAATGCTCTTATACGTGGAGGAAGCAATGAAGTTTTTTAA